The Zingiber officinale cultivar Zhangliang chromosome 10A, Zo_v1.1, whole genome shotgun sequence genome contains a region encoding:
- the LOC122026800 gene encoding putative RING-H2 finger protein ATL21A, translating into MRRAQAQKAWDWEIGSVEEAILMLLPLLFLLLSQAAVTATGQQQQQWSQEACAPFSCGLFHDISHSFRRTTDPPQCGDRMYELTCDSDKATISIGSTHYLITQLSYKSGTIRLVDPKFASGSCGLPSQSLSPSDLSSSGFDHYQNSWWASFMSCRRRIEAQSLYQLVPCLSNKNNTFVYVVVADKGNSLSYLYPSCHFVSMIPAAEVRRH; encoded by the coding sequence ATGAGGCGTGCTCAAGCACAGAAAGCTTGGGATTGGGAGATAGGAAGCGTGGAGGAGGCCATACTTATGCTTCTGCCGCTACTCTTCCTCCTCCTGTCCCAGGCTGCTGTTACAGCTACggggcagcagcagcagcagtggAGCCAAGAAGCTTGTGCTCCCTTCTCTTGCGGTCTGTTCCACGACATCAGCCACTCATTTCGTCGAACAACTGATCCGCCTCAGTGCGGGGATCGGATGTACGAGCTCACCTGTGATAGCGACAAAGCCACCATCTCCATCGGCTCCACACACTACTTGATCACTCAGCTATCTTACAAAAGCGGCACGATCCGCTTGGTGGATCCGAAGTTTGCGAGCGGAAGCTGTGGCCTCCCTTCCCAATCTTTGTCACCCTCCGATCTTTCAAGCTCTGGCTTCGACCATTACCAAAATAGTTGGTGGGCAAGTTTCATGAGTTGTAGGAGAAGAATCGAGGCCCAGAGTTTGTATCAGCTTGTTCCTTGCTTGAGCAACAAAAACAACACTTTTGTCTATGTCGttgttgcagataaaggaaatagTTTGTCGTACCTTTATCCATCATGTCATTTTGTGTCGATGATTCCAGCAGCAGAAGTGAGGAGGCACTAG